A section of the Engystomops pustulosus chromosome 3, aEngPut4.maternal, whole genome shotgun sequence genome encodes:
- the GPR87 gene encoding G-protein coupled receptor 87: MDANLHVNTPEYISDGFHSNITNHGGNATTIADLLRIIFPVLYLVIFLGSVMLNGLAVWIFFQIRSKTSFIVYLKNIMGADLLMTASFPFKIIQTSGIAQWNFNFYHCRYSSILFFTSMYISIIFLGLISIDRYLKVVKPFGSSKMYSIKFTKLVSMGVWVLMSVLALPNVILTNAEPTKDNVNDCMKLKNSLGVAWQTAISYLDMFLFFTVMIVLIACYISISRHIQKSSKPFVSCSSRTRRHNQSIRVVVAVFFTCFLPYHLCELPFLFRHLDSLLEQNMYVILQYCKEGTLILAACNVCLDPIIYFFMCRSFSHRLFNRSSIRSRSESIRSLQSVKKSDVRIYCDYTEV, translated from the exons ATGGATGCAAACCTGCATGTGAACACGCCAG AATACATAAGTGATGGCTTTCACAGTAACATCACAAATCATGGAGGAAATGCTACAACTATAGCAGATTTACTAAGGATCATCTTCCCTGTGTTATATCTCGTCATCTTCCTTGGAAGTGTCATGCTCAATGGTCTCGCTGTCTGGATTTTCTTTCAAATCAGAAGCAAAACAAGTTTTATTGTATATCTGAAGAACATAATGGGCGCTGACCTCCTCATGACAGCATCCTTCCCATTTAAAATAATACAGACTTCTGGGATTGCACAATGGAATTTCAACTTTTACCACTGTCGGTACTCCAGCATTTTATTCTTCACAAGTATGTACATTAGTATCATCTTTCTAGGACTTATTAGTATCGATAGATATCTAAAAGTGGTAAAACCATTTGGAAGTTCAAAAATGTACAGCATAAAGTTCACAAAGTTGGTGTCAATGGGTGTTTGGGTGCTCATGTCTGTACTTGCTTTGCCAAATGTGATCTTGACAAATGCCGAACCAACTAAAGACAATGTCAACGACTGCATGAAACTCAAGAACTCCCTTGGAGTTGCGTGGCAAACAGCTATTTCATATCTTGATATGTTCCTATTTTTTACTGTGATGATTGTACTTATTGCATGTTACATTTCAATATCTCGACACATACAGAAATCCAGCAAACCCTTTGTCAGTTGTTCCAGTCGGACAAGAAGACATAACCAAAGTATCCGTGTAGTTGTGGCTGTATTTTTCACATGTTTTTTGCCCTATCATCTGTGTGAATTGCCCTTCTTGTTCAGACACTTGGACTCACTCCTGGAGCAAAATATGTACGTTATTCTACAGTACTGTAAGGAAGGTACTCTGATTCTCGCTGCCTGCAATGTCTGCTTGGATCCTATCATCTATTTCTTCATGTGTAGATCCTTCTCGCACAGGCTGTTTAACAGATCGAGCATCAGATCTAGAAGTGAAAGTATACGATCCCTACAAAGTGTGAAGAAGTCTGACGTGCGGATATATTGTGACTATACAGaggtatga